From one Rosa rugosa chromosome 4, drRosRugo1.1, whole genome shotgun sequence genomic stretch:
- the LOC133706439 gene encoding syntaxin-22-like: protein MSFQDFRDLEAGRGPVQSRREPTQALASGIFQITTAVSTFQRLVNTIGTPKDTPELREKLHKTRLHIGQLVKDTSEKLKQASERDHHSDVNGRQKVADAKLAKDFQAVLRDFQKAQRLSAERETAYAPFVPQAVLPSSYTASEINVTSDKNPEQRALLVESRRQEVLLLDNEIAFNEAIIEEREQGIQEIQQQIGEVNEIFKDLAILVHEQGTMIEDIDSNIESSHAATAQAKSHLAKASKTQRSNSSLTCLLLVIFGIVLLIVIIVLAA from the exons ATGAGCTTTCAGGATTTCCGGGATCTGGAAGCGGGCCGCGGGCCGGTTCAGTCCAGGCGAGAGCCGACCCAAGCCTTGGCCTCCGGCATTTTCCAGATCACCACCGCCGTGTCCACGTTTCAGAGGCTCGTCAACACCATCGGTACCCCCAAAGACACGCCCGAGCTCCGCGAGAAGCT GCACAAGACAAGACTACATATTGGGCAATTAGTAAAGGATACTTCAGAAAAACTTAAACAAGCGAGTGAAAGAGATCATCATTCTGATGTTAAT GGAAGACAGAAGGTTGCAGATGCTAAGCTTGCAAAAGATTTTCAAGCGGTACTGAGAGATTTTCAGAAAGCTCAACGACTTTCAGCTGAGAGGGAAACGGCATATGCTCCTTTTGTTCCCCAGGCTGTTCTTCCATCAAG CTACACTGCTAGTGAGATAAATGTAACCTCAGATAAGAATCCAGAACAGCGTGCTCTCCTTGTGGAATCGAGAAG ACAGGAGGTCTTGCTATTAGACAATGAAATTGCCTTTAACGAGGCTATCATCGAGGAAAGAGAACAAGGAATACAAGAGATCCAGCAGCAAATTGGAGAAGTGAATGAGATTTTTAAAGATCTGGCTATTCTGGTTCATGAACAAGGGACCATGATCG AGGATATCGACTCTAATATTGAGAGTTCTCATGCTGCAACTGCCCAGGCAAAGTCCCACCTTGCGAAGGCCTCAAAGACACAGAGATCAAACTCGTCTCTG ACTTGCTTGCTGTTGGTAATATTTGGAATTGTGCTTCTCATTGTGATAATAGTACTCGCAGCTTAA